Genomic segment of Nilaparvata lugens isolate BPH chromosome 6, ASM1435652v1, whole genome shotgun sequence:
tatctcttcatagtgaatgatttaatagaatcaacagttgccaaaagttttcaattgaataattacattttctcaaattttgagcttattttcaattttaggtgaaaatgttactggacattaattgaagagatttccatgctcaatttttccactcgaaatttttcgtttaaattatatctgagacctgataattattaaaatatttcttgttaattgtctgtattctcgagattttttattatacaaatttcatacatataaattatatttttgttttatgctTTCACTTTGgttctgtagttttttgtaacactcggcccctgcgcacaggctttgcctttgcaGGGACCTTCCGTGTTTTTGTTAACCTGCTATTTTAAgttattttgttttagttttaagttatttatttcataactaCTTTGTACAATAACTATGTTGTAAAAaggataaataaaattgaattgaattagaaatctaaaatcgaactttccATAGATGGGgaggagctcctaaaatttctacagatatgggacttgtggcagttgatagagcttatcaatgactattttaggtataaatttgatcaaaatcgttggagccgtttttgagaaaatcgcgaaaacccctgtttttgacaacattttcgccattttagccgccatcttgaatcgcattcgatcgaaattgttcgtttcggatccttatattgtaaggaccttaagttccaaatttcaagtaattccgttaattgggagatgagatatcgtgtacacagacgcacatacactcatacacacacatacagaccaatacccaaaaaccacttttttggactcaggggacattgaaacgtataggaatttagaaattggggtaccttaattttttcggaaagcaataatttccttacctatgctaatagggcaaggaaagtaaaaaccgagcctcaaattttgacattcaataacttttttatgtgtgcacagaatttgatgatttttgtttagttgtgtttgttatgttcaggagcaggtttatggtctatcaaatttatgatcagatttcaggactctttcctaccaCGGTCCTTCAAAtgttacatgtaatccttatggaagaagatttgtgagctggtcacacatagaaatacaaatcagctgttataatcactGCGTTATCCAActgccgtcggtagatctgtttttctatttttctttctacttattcacaagttttaattctaataataatgccgcggtgcgaacgacgtccaaacttgggctgtagaactcgaaatgctgtaaatcttctatattatataaaagcgaaatggcactcactcactcactcactgactgactcactcactcactcgcagaactaaaaatctaccggaccaaaaacgttcaaatttggtaggtatgttcagttggccttttagAGACGCAcgaagaaatcttttggcaatattttaactctgagggtggttttaagggtttaaagttcgtcttttagcatgtatattcttcttattcagtgaagcgagcctgctgatctcatccttggacgatccagtcgggggtccaggaggcggagccccctggctagacggatatggcgagcgaagcgagcctgacggctagtttagaATATGCACGAGAAAATCAGCAGCAATGAGATATGCTATTCagtttcccagcaagctgcattcaactatatctaaaaatacaaactgctgtacaactaactaagcacataggaagtccatattgagataactatttggcggtacaaagttcgccgggccagctagtttcGAATAAGATTCCAGTAGCTTGTTCCTTTGTTTGGCGTTTTTGAACTTATAGTGAGCGTTCAAATTGTGTGAAATTTTGCTTAAAACTAGACGAATGTACTTTTTTAACTTTGATcgctcattaaaaaaaaaaaaaaaaaaaaaaaacaataaaggaacaaattataagAATCTTATTGgcaatttcttcctctttccaaccacaTACTTGGAACTCGATTTTCAATGATCTAAGGTTGataaaagaaaattttactgaatatTTGCTGTTGAAAATTGCATTGGTCTACGGTTGTTATACCTTTCGTGAGACACTCTGTATAGTGGGGATGAGAGAAGTTTGTAAATCCACTCTCATTGATGATCTtcttaaattattcattcatattattttaatggagaATATCGAGGATGAGTGGttgataaaaatagttgaaattcaGTTTATATTGCTATCCAGTTCGACTTCAGGAAAACAAATTAGGTGGCAAACTGACCAGCAAAGGCAGGAGCTTATCAGGTGGGAGATGCAGCGCCATGGTGTCCAACAGCTGAATGGCGCAAGTGGTGGGGGTGGAGTCATCCTCGTATTCCACAAAGTACTCCTCCTGTTTCTCCTCCTCTCCCCCATCCCCGCTCCCTGCCGGGATCTTTCCGATCAGCTCGAACACTACTCGCAGTATCGGCGAGACCAGGTCGTCGCAAACTATCACCTGCACAacacaattcatttatttgtaattgtcaatgaatgaatgaaatcacagttaaattcaaaatgtatactATTGCTTGCAATACAATCAATGTTTCCATTCATATGCATTCAGAgctacattgaaaatattatatttattgtgaaTGCCTTCCACACAAAAGAAAAGCTTTCAATATCaacagaaattttacaaataagtcTAAAGTAATTTTCTTCTTGATCCTGAAAATTTACCAATATAGGGAGTGCCTCAGAACTGCGAGTTTCAATTTGTCTAGAGTGAAACCTGAAAGGTTCTGTTCAATTAGGTTtcaaatgtaaatgataatattatttgataattttatatacgtaaaaaacacaaataacaaaaatttgaaatactagcacttttgaaatattgcacttacGAGTGACACCCTAAAATCTACATCTACGTTTATGTAACATCATTATTTAGACATTATAACATTCggtaaagaaatatttataacaTGGTGGGTTCTATTCCATAAATGAATACATGGATAATATTAGTGtatacatttaatttcaataatattgtgtacTTATCAATTAATAACTGTGGTTGATAACTTATTGTACTTTTGtgtttatactttgtgaaattgataattttgatgtatttaatttgtttttataattttcgttTGCCATATCAGTAATTGTGCAtctttttatgcaataaaatattgtaaggGTTTTAAAATTATGTCCCTGTTTTAGGGAACATGTGCAacggattttttatttttatctaaattaataatttgcaaACCTTTTTTAAAAAGAGGGTTTGATGAtcggaattaaatttattctaaaaaaacaagaaaaattaaTTAGGAAATTTTATATTCTTTGCGATGATTTTggatggaaaataataattatattgattgattgattgattgagtactttatttatgtagattacaacaatatatactggcttatacacttatatacaatagcttacaatatagcaaagttttagatgattTTACATAGCATAAACTGAGAAATTAATTACggtattgaactgtacaatgatataaaaaaaatcaatttggaataactatacaagataatattgtaatgcattcACATAAATTGGAGatggagagagattgattgattgagtactttatttatgtagattacaatactgtcttatacacttatatacaatagcttacaatacagcaaaattatagatgaatttacatgatatagactaagaaaataattattgaactgtatatgatatgaaaaagcaatttgtaatataataactatagataatagttatattgttatgcatctacataaattggcggagctttggacatatcaatgtccattcttcggaaagaatattagtAATTTTCTTGCacttgcatgacaccatgcatgattcaacagaatttttacaattgataaagtttaacagtttgtgaaaaaatggtgaaaataaattacaaaaggTTTTTTTAAGTTTGCtgggggtcgtggttctggcagcggaggatagttaatcaactacaagttcttataaattctaaatcaaataaattctaGTATCTTAATAGttaataagcgcttgtcggcgtggccaataatttaacgaagaaaaacttatattttctgcactgtaatacttttcgaagcgtagattggggcccctttaaattttaaaactcacgtgaaactccttggcggtcgtgtttttcttctttagatcaaaatcgtttgatcggcagcgggtccaggcttcggtctcagcacgtggggaattttaatttaatatctccttcaccaaattaattaagggataatttaactttaaactcttgaattatcgattgatgaaaataaatttacgaataacaattAGAATAGCcgaaaatattggctcacaaataaaacatataaaatcgaacgaaaattttacaaataggtcttggtaactttaacgaggtcttaacggtgaggatttcaaaagggaagtgaagtctttttctcagcttcttggctagaatattttttctgagaatctcggtgtaattaatttgcatgaaaatttgccattggtagaacgactgtgacgtagacatgacgtcagtggcaagcagtagaatataattcctttaattacaataataactcaatttgtataattcttaaaactgcttaattttctagacatagttcctcttatatagtgtacatgtgctagcgtatatgataaggcaggtttgttgtctgataacagattaacatatgttgttttcaaacgatcacctttttggtgatatttctatgcactatgattggcttaggcttgccaaagagattcaatcaccatgtggttcagttgaaacaataattaataatttaatattcttatacaatttttattatgtttgagactgttataattaatttctgctgctcttatcaataatataatgttcatgctatgacctagttagttacaataatacttgatattataatacaatttcttaagtaataaataatttcaacaatagtacatacattttattttttattcgaaattcttggtcctttattgatagtttttactttttttagaaataatattatagcttgcatgaattctggcatgacattttacaataatgttgaatcagtcagctgtgtttgagctgcttcAAAAACATCTGGTTAATAGTAGGcctaaacaaagtgtaacctcaaaattcaatgagtaattcataaatggttcgtgcttaatttgcagaataattataattttattaaataattctttagaaaatatgcagtacagaacggtactcttatctgatatacagttactgataaggaagctttatcgctcggtcgctaactattcctttagcaaattctttcattttaaaagggtaatcacaattttctggCTAGTTCTCTCCTTCTCATGAGGTTTATTTAAAACGATTCATCAcaacacttatatacaatagcttacaatacagcaaaattatagatgaatttacatgatatagactaagaaaataattattgaactgtatatgatatgaaaaagcaatttgtaatataataactatagataatagttatattgttatgcatctacataaattggcggagctttggacatatcaatgtccattcttcggatagaatattaaaaatatcctccccactaactctctaccaaattgaaTATTAGGAGGTGGATGAATATAATTAGAACTGGCAGATAGTGATAATGATAAATGTGATATTTTACTCACCgctgttaataataatttgctTAACTTCACAAATTTCGCCAAACGTGGTCTTTACGGCACGATACCCGGCACGAGACACGACACGGGATGCTAGACACGATACGGCTCGACACGGCAACTTTCGGGACCGCACTGTTACTTTTTCCTCACTGCCGGTTCATCACTTGCACTTTCCTGTACATTTTGGTATCACTGCCAGTATAGGAATGTAAGGAAGGGTGAAGGAGCCTAGAGGGTAGAGGAGTTGTTTTCAACTTCTATCTCTTAGAGCTCGGCTAGAGCTGCCTTATCGGTTAGTTGGCAGATAGCAGAGTTGGAATGAATTTGTTTTAAAAttggacaatatttttatatttatgaaaatggatcGTAACAAtatgtattaatattattagaaaacaGAAAAGTGATTGACCCTCTTCTTGAATCTGGCAATATACTAAATTAAcctatttttatgaaatatcCTATAACTTACGACAAACTAGACAAGTGGTTTTCCCTCTTCTTGACCCTTACATACACTAAAATTAGTATCTGCGTTTTTATATTTCACATGTATTATTCAGGAACTTCCGTCTTTCTAACCAAGGTCAATTGTTGAATTCGGATTCAGCATCTATCTTCAAGAGACGTGTGAAGACATGGTTGTTTAACATCACTGATGAAGACGCGGGCTTGCTGATTGGTGGAATTGGCGGTGCACGCGTCTAGTTCTGCCTGAATGGACATGTCCATGGGGAAGTTAACCTTTAAATTTGCTGTATCGGCCTGGCAGGTTATTCAAactatattgattgattgattgatgaattcTAATCCCTTGTACTAAACTATTTTGCATTCCAAGACTGTGAGTTTGTCCTTACCACTTCTCGGTTGTGTACAATTCTCCACCCCCCTTCTTGCATGTGGAGCATAActttttgataatatttaacTCTCAAAGTACCTAATTACTGAACatcctatattataatatttttgtactaATTACCCGAGCTTACGCACAGGCCTAtgttgcctatgtaagctcTTACATCCATCTGTAGGCTACAGGGAAATATATATatgtgtaataattattattaataaagttTGTAGTAAATTAATTAGTGTAATTGAATTCTGTAGAAATtagcaaattatttttgtgaaaaatctgtagtttttgatTCACATTGATTATGATGAAATGTATTTGTAAGTGATTACAATTTACCGtatgttatgtaaatttgtATCAGATGGATGAATAAACTTGATttgacttgatttgatttgactttTTGTACCATAAACTACAAATATAGTATTTGAGTGGCTCACCCTTTTCAACCCTGACAAATCATAAAATTAGCACCAACTTATTCGTAACATGCAACAGCAAATAGTATTAGAGCGGTGGCTCACCCTCTTCTTGACCCTGACCACCTCGCTGAGCGTGTTGAACACTTTGTTGCGCATCTCGTCAGTGATGCTGGGCAGCCGGGTGAAGGCGATGTCCAGACAGAAGTTGACGAGCAGTCTGAGGTGGGGCTGCAACACGGCTGGGTTGTTCTCTAGCAGCTTGTCGATTACCTGCATCGCTTCCAGGGCCGAATTGCCCCGCAGGTTCTTGGCCAAGTCGCCGATTAACGCCAACATCGTCGGAATCGACTCCGTGTACAGAGCTGCTATCTGCCAATCAACACAACGTATCTAATTAAATATCATTAATCACCATACGAGGCAGGTTTATAAAGGCGGCCAATAgatgatctaataataataataaatataataacaaagTAAGTGTACTGGATTGATTTACTAATAGTGTATTGATTTGATCTATCAAATAGAGTGGGGAAGAATTGGCTACATATCTGAGTAGCCAAACATGGAAAATACAATATCTGGAGAGCCTCAGTATTGTTATAGccttgttattttgttattctgtCATTTATTTTGATGTTTTGACTTGGCCTGTATGTTTATCGTTTTTGactcaataaaatgaattttaagTATACGTATATTCATGAATCTTGTATGGAATTCTAGTAATATTCAACTACAGTTGAGAGTAGATCACAGTTAATTTATAGTAGTTtttaattaagtttgttttaGTTCAAATACAGAGTCATCGAAAAGTCGCGCACATCAATACAGTGAAAATGTATTTAGAGAAATGTATTTTACAaactttatttataataattagtaCATGTATACTTAAATTTTTACAACTGCTCAGAATGGCTGCCTTTTTCAGTAATGGATGCCTGAACTAGTTCTAACATGTTCAATGAAACTTTTTTCAGCACCTTTATATTGAATAGACAGGATCTGTTATGTTCCGTAGCCTAGATTCGTAGAAGGTAATCGACCACTAATAGAAATTGAGTCACGAGAATTGGCTtccaatttaatatttttccagACATTGTTTAAACCATCTTCAGTTCATCCAGTGTATGTAGCCTGTTTTTATAAACTCTTCCTTCAAGGTAAACCCAAAAAGTGGGGTTATTCACCCTACTTTACTCTACTTCTTCCTCACTTTATTAAGGTAAAACTAGTTGCTCTTGAGAAAACGACATGCTTACAACGCAGTAAACTCAGTAACACTGCAGACTCAATATGGCTAGTATCCAGTTCAATGATCTCTAGATTTGTTGTAGGTACATCGTGTGGTGCTATCCTGCAGAAGCCAGCATAACTATATTTTttgtccatctatgtttaacTAATTACTAACTAATTAacgaattaattaattaactaatTCTTGGAAACTACTATTTACAGGAAGGTTCATTCACATGTGCGCGACTTTTCAATCTCTCTGTATAAATGATAATCGAACAGTGATTATAAACATTTCACGGATGAAACAtggtatataattttataacattAGCCTAAACAGTGAAAAATGTTCACAAGAAATACTGCAGAAGCGCTGCTTCCTTGTTGCAGTTCCATATGACTAATAAGAAAAGAAAGAATTGTTACTTGATCATGTTGTACAGGAGGAGCGAAGTGGGCCAGGCAGACCAGAGTTAGATGGGCGAGCGGGCTTGCCGAGATGTCTGGCATGCGCAGAGTCTGCACTAGCATTTGGCTGAAGTACAAGGCAACCGGGTATTGCTCCATGAACACATCAGGCACCACTTCCGCTAGAATGCTCAAGGCAAACAGGCCGAGCTAAACAAAAGCAAAACATCAATTATtcactaattattattggatatgatttgattttataGGATTACTTgcgttttttgaaaaaatgtactatagtgaggtccacgttataatgacagtggatgaagatagaagaatagcgatgccgattctctgcattaattaattatatttctacactgtcaaaaacataattggcatcgttgtggacctagaaaaggatagtaccaccagctTCGTCGAATGTTTGACAAGGataccaaaaccaaagttgatcaaatactgtcattataacatggacctcactatagttaggGTACTAGTTGTTACAATACAAATTTttggatattataataataaattataaaaaatcatgtttttggactcgtATAGACAAGTAGAAAcgtataaaaaacttgaaattggggtaccttattaattttttggaaagcattaATTTTCTTACCaattgtaatagggcaaggaaagtaaaaaacgacAAACTGTCCGAGCTCAAGTGAAACAAAATAACGAATAGATTTGTTATTTTCCATAATTTAGCTTCAAATtagatatttttaataactattttaatgCCATTTATATTTGAATGATGGTGGAAAagaatagaagaaaaaatatagattgtctttattctattttaatctATGTAATCCAGTTTCTAATCTAACTGgacttaaattaaaaaaatacagcAACTGCACACTTATTAATTTAATGACGAGGGAAATCTTACAAATTTCTCCTCCAGTACACTGCTATTGACCCACATTTTCAAGCACTCCATCATCTCTGGCCAACCCAATTTACCGGACTCTAGTTTCATTATTGTTCCAATCAGTTGAACGATCGCGTTCTTCACCACTTTCTCCTGCTCCTTGACATACACTTGTATCAAACCTTCTTTGATGCtggaaaatacaaaattattaattgtgaATAGTTAGGTTTAACATTTGAGTTTATGATAGATTGGATAAGCAATAAATGTGATAAATTTCAATAGATGAACAATACTGAAAGTTGCTTTAATATACCGTGAACACATTGTGTAAAATCTTATCTGTATCTTCAAcagaaaaaatatgtaaatataTCATATAGTTTTTAGAAACTTTGATAAAGATCATATCAGTTTGTATTACTTTAAAATtgttattcttttaaattaatCACTCTTTCATTCATGATTTTATTATGACATGAGATGTAAACCAGCTTAAGAAAAAGACCAGCATTTCGCAAAACCTTCTGTAGCAGACTTGGAAAAAAATCACCAACCCAATCAGTGGCATATTTCTTTAATCTGATGATGGTGAATATGAACTGTAGCTATTTATTGCTTGAACAAATCCTTTTAGAACAGAATGTAGGGGCATTTACATTTAATACaatcataaaattcaatttcaatacacgtaattacacacacacacacacacacacacacacacaattaaTCATAGTTTGATATAAACTATacttgtatttaaaaaaaacacatttttatcTGATTCATTTTGATCTGAACTATTCAGATGGCGTGTGATCGGTGAAGGCGTCTCCTGGGGACATCGAACAGCTCACGGTGCCTgttgttgtggtattgaatgtcactaccttagaccagttatagaatagacacgctgggaagtctagcctctgaagccaacatctactgccatatctccaaatcgtgacgtcatcatccgatagaaaactttcagattgtgtttatttcagaaggatgtaaattattattcattaaaatagtaaactccagctgcgctcccgctgaaatagacacaatctgctatggaaaacaatgtaaacaaactctacagaaaagttttctatctgatgctgacgtcacgatttagagatatggcagtagatgttggcttcatagactttcagtatgaatatacaatgggccgtgtctattctataactggtctaaggtcaCTACGGACAGTCAGAGTATAATATATGCACTAAAGGCTGTCAGCAGTACTtgtacataaatattattacattGTCGAGCAAAGCCCATCAATGTACGAAAAATGACTACTCTCCGGTCATCAGAAAGATGCAGGAAAACATAGTACAAATAAGTTTTTTTGAAAGACTTACCCAGCTTTTGCTTCAGCACTGAGTCTGGTCCAATGCTGTGATTTAGATAGCCTTTTCCGGAGAAGAACAGCTGCATTTTGTCGAACTTGTGGATTGCTCGAAGATACAAGAACGTTACACAATGAAGATATAACTCCGGGATCCTCGAAGGCCTCACGAAGTTCTTTTGTTtccttgaaaataaaatattcaaattattgtagtagAGTATATTAAATTTCCCCTCCACCTGAGAGGTCATCAGGTGTCTTGAGTGGCAGCCTTCATCAGTGGTTGCTAAGCAGTGGTATACAGCCGATCTAAGCAACATTAGGGCACTGGTGCTGATAGTCAACCTACTCTAAAAGTCGGCTGTTGCTTGTGAAGTGACGGACAACTATCGCAGACAcaagatcccgggttcaaaccctctcataagcaaaagttttttaaccagatcacctccgtgttatcggatgggcacgttaaattgtcggtcccggctgaagtatgacagttgtaaggcccattgacggcgtaaatgatatattcaggcggcgGGACCTTCCCGCacgggactccccaccaacaaaagatATACTAATTTACGTTTTTTACAAGAGGTAAGAAGAGGGCTAAGAAGTCTAGTACTGAGGATGTGAAAAGAAAAGTTACTAATTCATGCAAGCTGCATGTAAGTGGCTGCATGAAACATTATCAACAGTGCAAGCAGGAAACGGCCTATTATGACAAAGAATCCAGATGACTTCAACGACTTCTTTGTGGACTATGATAAGTTGTTAGTCAAGCTGATGCGATCAATGAGATGCCTTCATGTGAATTTCAGTTTCTCAGATGGAAAAAATAATCACCCAGGACTTCCTAAATATAGTCCATGGCTTCAGGAATTCTTCAAGTCCAGACATCTTTAGCATGTCTCCACTACTCATGAAGTATGTGATTGGGAGTATTCAAGTATAGCGGCTCCATTGTGCATATTGATCAACAGCTGCTTGGAGTCTTCCCCGACTTGATTACGACTTTTGGAACAATTCCTCTCTTCAAGAAAGGTGATCGTAAGGAATTGGGAAACTTCAAGAAGCCCTGGGTTTGGCAGGCTGATCTGCGGGAGAAGGGTTGGAGACGAAAGGGAGAAGATAGACAGGATTCTGTAGAGGAGACGGCTGAAGAAGGGAAATGATTGGGATAAGGTTTAGCCAAACAAGAAGATTGAGATATGTAACTTGACCTACTCTATCGATatatgtaggtctcaatgctgTATTCCGGGGCACCTATACCAAGAGTGCAGCCTGAGCTTTACCATCAACCTATCAGTTGTATAAGATTGATATAGCCTAGTTGACAAAAAAATAGCAAAACAACTACCTACCAAGAATTTTTTTTCTCCAGAATAGGTGTTTATTGgccgagcgaaatgaggtctaagattcaagctGCCGGTTTTGCAATTCTCTTTATGTTTCGCATTTATGGCGAAGCGCCGAAAtagtttcatgaaatttgacaagtatgttcctttttgttTTTCGCGTAGACCAGTAGACGTAGACGTATACCTATacaaattttttgaaattttgcatttaaggataatacaaaagaaaaaggagtcaccttcaaacgccaatattaccatgaaaatcagactttagaattatttataataaatcagctgacgagTGGATTattgacgcatgcaattaatgtTTCAATGTAAAAAACTTGGTAAAATATTAGCTGTGGTGTCGACTATTGATTGCATACAATGACGCATgtatttaataactgaaagtaaaCATTGTATCTTCTT
This window contains:
- the LOC111044153 gene encoding importin-4; the encoded protein is MESILEKLLADNNSIQEETKELREAFEDPGVISSLCNVLVSSSNPQVRQNAAVLLRKRLSKSQHWTRLSAEAKAGIKEGLIQVYVKEQEKVVKNAIVQLIGTIMKLESGKLGWPEMMECLKMWVNSSVLEEKFLGLFALSILAEVVPDVFMEQYPVALYFSQMLVQTLRMPDISASPLAHLTLVCLAHFAPPVQHDQIAALYTESIPTMLALIGDLAKNLRGNSALEAMQVIDKLLENNPAVLQPHLRLLVNFCLDIAFTRLPSITDEMRNKVFNTLSEVVRVKKRVIVCDDLVSPILRVVFELIGKIPAGSGDGGEEEKQEEYFVEYEDDSTPTTCAIQLLDTMALHLPPDKLLPLLMECVEPSVTSADPCARKAAYLSMAMVSERCADYVRTKHLEQFLRYVRQGITEQNTPVRNAALFALGQFSEHLQFYINMTESSTDKGHKVIDQLKSMSGIPNLSLFLLEARTYEELHNYIFVKNLTGFSS